The Phoenix dactylifera cultivar Barhee BC4 unplaced genomic scaffold, palm_55x_up_171113_PBpolish2nd_filt_p 001694F, whole genome shotgun sequence genomic sequence ACAACAGGGAGAAAAAAACAACAGCTTTTGCTCAAAATCGCTACCAATCAGTCAAAGGTCGTGGTTTGAAACTAACTTGAAAAACAGATCTTTCATGGAAGATACAGCCTACCAAGGCCTCAATTATCAGCATAATTTTGAGAATGTGCTGCCCCTCAAAGTGTTAGATGAAATGAAGAGTACAATCattgtaatatttttaaaaaaaccttCTAGAAGTCACAAATTGTCATGTAGGGAAGGCTGAACCTAGGACCTCTACAAGAACAAGATTAACAACAAATGTTTACAACTGCAAATAGTTGAGATGGTTGTGCTTCTTCCCCTCCTCAATATATGTATGGACACCTGAAACATATCACGAACTAGATCAATAACTGGAGAAGAAGCACGTCCATCTCAGGTTTTAAGGCTAAGAAATCTAGTTAGGACATTTGAGCCATTACAGAGAACTtcaaagaagaacaagaaaagaaacaaactaaaagaaaagatagcgtttaaaaaaataaaaatattggtGCGGCTCATTCTATATATGATCTAACTTCTACATTCCTGCAAAAGATTGGGTTAGATTTAGGACAACTCAATTCAGAGGCCCAGTAATTCCCAAAAGCACAGCTGTGACATTATTAGATGTTGAGAAGACAGTAATTAAAAAAATCGCTTTTAAGAGGCTAAGcaatctaaattaggatttgatGTAGTGAAAAATACGGAAAAAATGCTCTTCATGCCTTCCCAGGCATGCATGAGATAGGTAATATGCTCCAAACTAAGCATGCAAATGCCAAAATAAGAAGGAATGAGACAAGAAGAGAAGATGAAAAGGAGATGAAAATAGCCTTAAAAGTGGGCCTTCCCAACATAAAGTAATAATAGTCAAATATCATTTAATGAACTTTTCTTGACTAATCTTTCAGTGACTTCATATTGACTCTCAGTTTCATGATCACATAAGGGTACAAAAGGATAATGGGACACATGATCCAAACTCAACCCAGGTGGAAGTGAGTCCTGATTTTTGGCCCTAATTTGATCCCATTGGTACAGGTTAGACCAAGGTCGGTGGAACCATCCCGAACTGGACAGCTCCGCTCGTACCAAGCCATCCCGGCAGTGGATCGGGATGGTTCCGAAAACGGAAACAAAACTGTTGCCgaaggagaaaaaagagaagaaaagataggaaaaaagagagcgagcgggCGGGGGcgggaaagagagagggagggaggccggcaGAGGGTGGCGGAGGGCCGGCGAAGGGCCGGCACCCGAGCAGCAGAGGAATGGTTGTGGCCTCCGCTGCTCGGGCGtcggcctccgccggcccttcaccggcctccgccaccctccgctggtttccctccctctcttctctatctctctcttttcctctctcccgttTGCCCTCTCTTCCGCCTCATCTACTATGTCGGTACAGGTCCGACATAGCACGACGCAGCCCCGTACCGACTCGTGCCACCGAGCAACCGGTCCGATGCCCGGTACCCGCACAGCAGACCATGGGTCAGACAACATCCATCTTTTCTACCTTTTAATTACCAAATCAAGATTGTCACAAACGGATATGCCCCATCAGATTAGAACTAATTAGTTAGGTTCCATGTAAGTAGGATTGGTTGTGTATGGGCATTGTTCGACAAATGGTTGTGCAGTAAGACCAAAAGGGGGGAGATGCCAGAGTGGCATGAACTTTCCAAGCCCAAGAAACATCTCCAAGTCCACTTTGAATCAAGCTGCAGCctgtttattaaaaaaagaaggaaaagaaaacgaTTCTTTGAAGCTCTCTATGTCAAAGCATACTCTCACATGAGATCAGATGGTGTAGATAAAGAAGTATTCATGCcttaattttattattggatattACTCCTGGAATGAAAATTCAATGCAAATGTGCATCATCCATACCACAATCAGATAAATATTTACACATTCAGTAATTTTTTTCCCTAAGAGGATTGAGATAAATATCATCTACTCTATGCCACTAAGTAAATTTTCTGCAGAAGAAACACATTAGAGACACAAACAATTTTATTCTCATGCAGCTACCTTCTCTAGGTATACAAAGAAGAATCACGAAACAGATTAACTGAAAAACAGTACTCTTTTTAGTGCATTTAGCAAAACTCATCAAAATAAGtaacataatatatatttagTATATTGATACCATAGTTATCACTAAACCATATGCATTCAAACATGGTTCTCTGtgtttttaaattaataaagaGTGTTGATACATTTATTGTTGGATCATACTCCTGGAAGTGAAAATTCAATGCAACACAGCTGCATGTATGTTATCTTGATCTAGTGTCAAAGAATATGGGCGAATGTGCATCAGCCATCAGCCATACCACAAGATAAATATTAACACATCCAGTATGTTTTCTAAGAGATTTGAGATAAATATCATCTACTCCATGCCACTAAGTAATTTTTCTGAATATGGAACATAACAGGGAAAAACAAATAATACTCTCATATCAACTAGCTTCTCTAGGCATACAAAGAAGAATCGCCAAAAtagattaattaaaaaaaaactctttttagtgcatttagcgaacatcatcaaaataaataacataatatGTGTTTAGTATATTGATACCATAGTTATCATTAAATTGTATGCACTCAAAATGTTTCTCTGtgtttttaaattaataaagaGTTTTGATACCTTTTGTAGAAGCCTTGCGATATATATTTTTCCGGCTGTCATCATTTTTCCATTCACTCTCATCATCATCTGCTTCTCCTCTTCTATCATTTCCAATATCACTTTCACTGGCTGTCTCCCACTCAGAGTCATCAGCCCGTTCGCCAAATACATCTCCAGAATCACCATCACAATGAACTCCCCCATGCTTTATAGCTGCTTCTCCGAATAGCCATGCAGCACGCATCTGCTTCTTCACTAACCTTTCAGCATAATCAGGAACTTTATTCTGCCTCAAGGACAGGTCAGGATCATTTGACTGAGAACACTCATTAACGAATAGAATAGCATCTAACAAGCTCTCCTTAGCTAAACCAAGCATATCATATGCTTGGGCTCTTCTCCACAGGCTTTTGGCATGATGATTAGGAGGGTTATGAAGGCACAATGCATGTGTAGCATCGCTTATGGCTGCCAATGGTTGCTGCAAGAGAAGATAGCACTGAGCCCTATTGCTGTACAACacaactctctctttttttgactTCACGGGGCACAATGCCAGTGCTTCGGAGTACTTTGACGCAGCTCCTGCAATATTAccagaagaaaataaagaattcCCTTCCAGCTTAACAACCAGTGCTGCTGCCTGCTTTATATGTAGATCCTCCTTTGGCATATTCTTCTCCCATTTTAATCTCTGCCTGGAACTCAAAAGTTCATCAATCTGTTCTTTCGTATGGCTACTGCATGCTGTCCCAATTGACTGTATACATGCTTGAAGAACACTAACAATACTGTCGCCAAGTCTTTTATGATCACCAAGAGTTGAAATTTCTGCTAAATCTGTAAGTGCTGGGGCTGCCTTATCTATCACCTATTAAACACCAAATACAGCGCCCTTCAGAGAAATACAACAAATTCTATGGCTAAAGAACTCTTGATGTATTTCCAATAAAATCCCCAACTGGTTAACAGTATATGATGAGCATTGCGAATTGTGCTAATTAAAAAGCCAATAACTCCACGAGCCTGAACAAGAACTTTTAGAGCAATAGTATCTTAATTTTAACCAGAAATAGAATTATCAATTGTCTACTCTTTTGCACAATGTTTGCTATGTCATTTGTCACAGAATTTAAGATGTTGATCAAAGTGATCATGTCTAAAAGTTTAGGAAAAGCGTGAGATAGGACATATTTTGTTTATACTTGATCTATAGATGATCTTATCTGAGTATAGCTCCATCATAAAATGAACAAATGCCTAAGATAGTTGGCAAATTTTCTACTAGAATAATTGGCTATGGTTAAGTTTGGCAATGTCAAGAAACCAAGTCAATTCTTCTGTTTGAATTGCAGTGTTCTGGAAATAAAGTGTTGCATCACCTTACTACTCTTGACTGCCTCATGGATGAACGAAAGAAGGGAAGTTACAGAATTTGGGGTAGTGAAGGCTCGCAAAGTAGCCAGCAAGCCCCCACCCCGTAAGTCCTGTGTTGCCATAGCGTGCCCTAATTCAATAAGGGCTGTTTCTCTTGCTGATTTTAAAGCTTGCTGGGAGATGGGATTCATTCACAAGCATTCCTGCTAGCACTACGAAAAGCTCCGGTTTTAACGCCCTTACGGAAGCTGTGCAGCCTTTCCTTAAGTTCATAGAATCGGGTTTCCCATTTACCCACAACATTCTCAAGCTTGGAACTGTGGACAAAGCTATTAAAGCTTGTGCTAGATTTCTCAGACAGCATCTTCTGGAGGAAGATGGGGCCTACAGGACTGTCAGTCTGCTGATTGCTCTATGCTCCAGTTTCTTCATGTGATGATCTAGATTAGCTAATAACTGAATTTGAAACGTCCATCATTGTAAAGTGCCGCTATTATGTTAGGGATTGGTTTCTTTTTGAGGTTAGAACATGGAAGGTTGTGCAGATGATCTTATCTGCCTGAAAGGAACAACCAGCATGTAAAGAAATGAAGCAGATCTTGCATTTGTTCGAATACAGTCCCGTGGAAAGGAGTGGCTTATGTATGACGTCAACATTGTTTTCATAATCACAGTGTCTCGTACATCAATAAACAAGAAATCTCATGTGTGAGGGTGTTTAGAATCTCAAGATGTGGCTGTAAGGCTAACAGCCTTTACATATTCCATTCCAGGGCATCAGTTGCCAGATTCATTTCTAATTGCTCTTTGTCCTAACCATGTTCAGTAGAGGGGGTTGAACACATAGCGCAGCTTTATTTGAAAGCTAGAGGAAAAAATGATCAGATGTAGATAACATAAAAACAAAtaatcaccttatcaaatttcACCATAGCAGACAGATGAAGATGCCAGCTTCCATTACAAAAAATGGATAAGCAAATATAATGAAAGGAACATACATAGATGTAGCATATTACCTTATGGCAGGCACTTGGATCTTGAAGTAACCAAAGAAGACAATCAATAGCCATGTACTGCCAGTCATCAGATGAACGAGCTATATTACATAGCGCGTCAATGATACCAGGACAGTTAGCAACAGGACTCCTCCCAAGCTTATGCTGGCAAATTGTTCGCAGTAAACCAATACCTGCTGGGGAGTTCTCATTGACAAGCCCTCCCCACATGCCTggtaattttattaaaaattctggCTTGCATATATCAGGGAGAAACTCAGGCTTGAAAGCAAAGCAGTTAATGAGCTGAAGAGACCAGCACTGTAACTGACTGGCCCATTCCTCTGCTTTCCTGGACTCCATATCCACACCACCCATGCCCCGTGTAAGTAGATCGCAGTGATAGCTTAGTCTCCTATCCACAAACTGGTAAAAGTGAGAGTAGACAATCTCTAGAGAACTTGATGCCAGCTGAATGGCAAGCTCAAGGACTTCTCCGTGACTTGCCACTGCAGGGAATGTACTAGGATATGTAGCCAAGTGTCCCAGGGCCCTAACTGCTACCCTTTGCTCCACCCAGGTCAGCCTACCTCGTAAAAGTTCAACTAAGGGAGGAATGACTCCAGCATGCACCGCAGTTTCTGCAAACTCTTCCATATTCATGGTGTAAGATCCGATTATATGAGCTGCATAATAGGGGATGTATATGTTCTGGTCGTGTGTAAGCCAACGCTTGTTCTTTAAGCCCTTCCATATCAATGCAGCCATGCATTCAAATATTCCCAAGTTAATAAACTCGGAATCATTTGGATGTGCCATGGCAGTGTTCCAAAGGCCACTGATCGGGAGAACTTGGCCTTCATCATCTTGAGAAGGAAGCTCTCTAAAAAACTTCAGGATACTTGTTCTTCGTTTGTTTGCATTTCCCTCCTTCATGACACAGAAGAAGCATCCTGGGTAAGGACAGTCAGGTGCAATGTTATCCATGGTGGAAGGACCAACTGTTAGCCTTGGTTCATTCATTTCAATTCCTCATTGTATCTGGGTACTCTTATAGCTGCAACATTGAACCACATAAGTTAATGCATcaaattattcaaatatgaattGATATGCAAGTATTTGGAAAGTAAGAATAAGACCATGATAATCAGAGAAATCCTATTATGATTGCAGAACAACTGCAAAGTTGATTTGTAACAAAGCAGGAGAGTACTTGTATGCAGTATAACTTATGTCTAGTTTGGCATATCAAGCTGAAGAGGTTATTGAAGCAAATAAAGTTATATTGCATTAAAAAGAGTCCTGCATGGGAATGTTTTGCAGGATAAATGTTCAAGCAACTGCTAAAATACAAATGAGGAAGCATGGAAAAATGATTGAGAGTATTGCATGTCTCCTCACCAAAAAAGGATTGAATTAAGTATCATGTGCAATTACAAAGCAAAGTATCTAGATTATCTACTTCCCTTAGATATTCGGAAGCTGCAACAAATACTGCCGGGCATTTAGCTTTGTAACCGATACCGAAGGTCGTACCAACTGGTGACCGGTTTGGTACAGCATGGACTCGTACCATGCCATCTTGGAGCGTATTGaaaacaaggagagggagggagagagggagaaaatgagagaggaagagagagagggagggagaggaagagggagggaaggagggaggaaggaggagggaaggaggggaACCCTAACCGTAGcgaggcgagagagagagagagagagagagagagagagggggggggggagggagggctAAGTAaatcctaaccctaaccctaaccctagtggagcgagagatagagagagggaaGGATGTTTGGCAGCGATGCAAGAGGGGTGGGGCATGACTTATATTCGAGTGTGGTTTCTAAGCGAATCAGCCCCATCTCGAATAAATAGATTGAACCGTGCCAGCCCCCATCCAGTCCAATTTAGTATGATCCGAACAAGCTAGTTCTGCACGGATTGGCCATCCTTGCCCCTTTCCCAACTATTTGGAGTCAGCAGTTTTCCATAGTTTTTGACATTTTTTTACAGCAAACTAACAACTTGATGTCAACTCTTCACCTTTCTCATCCAGACTTGGGGCTGGCAATGACAGTATGTTAAAAGAATTcagttttccttttcttttcttttctagcaTGCCATTCTTTCTGTGATAGGAGTAAAAAAAAAGGTGCATATTTGCAAGCACTAAGCTAAGTTGTTCAGTTTCATGCTAGATAACATCGATTTAGACCATTCAAATTTTGTCAAAGCAAGCTAAGCCTACTCCAAACTCCAATAAAAAGGTCATATTAGTTACAAAAATCTCCCTTgaaaaattatcaaaaaaattcGCTACAGAAAACCAGCAATGGAAGTGGGAAACCTGAAATTTAAGTCTCCTGATAGTGTAAGGCTGTTGCatgtaaaaaaaaaggtttcttAATCCAGTGT encodes the following:
- the LOC103720234 gene encoding uncharacterized protein LOC103720234 isoform X1; the protein is MNEPRLTVGPSTMDNIAPDCPYPGCFFCVMKEGNANKRRTSILKFFRELPSQDDEGQVLPISGLWNTAMAHPNDSEFINLGIFECMAALIWKGLKNKRWLTHDQNIYIPYYAAHIIGSYTMNMEEFAETAVHAGVIPPLVELLRGRLTWVEQRVAVRALGHLATYPSTFPAVASHGEVLELAIQLASSSLEIVYSHFYQFVDRRLSYHCDLLTRGMGGVDMESRKAEEWASQLQCWSLQLINCFAFKPEFLPDICKPEFLIKLPGMWGGLVNENSPAGIGLLRTICQHKLGRSPVANCPGIIDALCNIARSSDDWQYMAIDCLLWLLQDPSACHKVIDKAAPALTDLAEISTLGDHKRLGDSIVSVLQACIQSIGTACSSHTKEQIDELLSSRQRLKWEKNMPKEDLHIKQAAALVVKLEGNSLFSSGNIAGAASKYSEALALCPVKSKKERVVLYSNRAQCYLLLQQPLAAISDATHALCLHNPPNHHAKSLWRRAQAYDMLGLAKESLLDAILFVNECSQSNDPDLSLRQNKVPDYAERLVKKQMRAAWLFGEAAIKHGGVHCDGDSGDVFGERADDSEWETASESDIGNDRRGEADDDESEWKNDDSRKNIYRKASTKDTSHGYNVLLAEDDA
- the LOC103720234 gene encoding uncharacterized protein LOC103720234 isoform X2, whose product is MNEPRLTVGPSTMDNIAPDCPYPGCFFCVMKEGNANKRRTSILKFFRELPSQDDEGQVLPISGLWNTAMAHPNDSEFINLGIFECMAALIWKGLKNKRWLTHDQNIYIPYYAAHIIGSYTMNMEEFAETAVHAGVIPPLVELLRGRLTWVEQRVAVRALGHLATYPSTFPAVASHGEVLELAIQLASSSLEIVYSHFYQFVDRRLSYHCDLLTRGMGGVDMESRKAEEWASQLQCWSLQLINCFAFKPEFLPDICKPEFLIKLPGMWGGLVNENSPAGIGLLRTICQHKLGRSPVANCPGIIDALCNIARSSDDWQYMAIDCLLWLLQDPSACHKVIDKAAPALTDLAEISTLGDHKRLGDSIVSVLQACIQSIGTACSSHTKEQIDELLSSRQRLKWEKNMPKEDLHIKQAAALVVKLEGNSLFSSGNIAGAASKYSEALALCPVKSKKERVVLYSNRAQCYLLLQQPLAAISDATHALCLHNPPNHHAKSLWRRAQAYDMLGLAKESLLDAILFVNECSQSNDPDLSLRQNKVPDYAERLVKKQMRAAWLFGEAAIKHGGVHCDGDSGDVFGERADDSEWETASESDIGNDRRGEADDDESEWKNDDSRKNIYRKASTKEDDA